A window from Balearica regulorum gibbericeps isolate bBalReg1 chromosome 1, bBalReg1.pri, whole genome shotgun sequence encodes these proteins:
- the PROSER2 gene encoding proline and serine-rich protein 2, protein MAFYAASGSISQEGVMPRNLLSDSPEMASDISPKHAFGSVERGGSVENRGSQARCRTLALDDESLKYLTHEEQDVLMFFEETIDALEDDLEEQVLRDSGIHCQSPRSTEENVSSHSETEDIIDLVQSTPESSDHEGPPSRDAEPVLDATQRTESPKPAVSADLPPHPPVPPPSMSETLPLPSPPPPPVQHPKLFRSIPTPLIMAQKISEQQMESKVHFPSALKEGNSDRKKTPVANGDYFAAPKHPPAPAPKLHRFPSNINITNVSGKEFNETISKAAVNVQERRAQVLANINGGALLAAELEEKLQKNDFLSRNRSSSLRDLSSEQTRYEALTKLGLVKGKPTQDQVDHAPSTRQLDVQPKQADAVPNGYQNIHEILKSEPSPFLPMGKTVTIKPEVALAANKVSSTQQNTAKSFNDYKQPSLNLDMRRRSGSLPRPSGFRSQGITVKFSGRGSTEEARREALRKLGLLKETV, encoded by the exons ATGGCATTCTACGCTGCATCGGGATCGATCAGTCAAGAAGGTGTGATGCCTAGAAATCTCCTCTCAGATTCTCCTGAAATGGCATCTGACATCTCTCCAAAGCACGCATTTGGGAGCGTGGAGAGGGGTGGCAGTGTGGAGAATCGTGGCAGCCAAGCTAGGTGCAGAACTCTTGCCTTG gaTGATGAGAGTCTGAAATACTTAACTCATGAAGAGCAGGATGTTCTTATGTTCTTCGAGGAAACCATAGATGCCTTAGAAGATGACTTGGAGGAGCAGGTCCTACGTGACAGTGGCATCCACTGTCAGTCTCCCAggtcaacagaagaaaatgtgtccAGTCATTCAGAGACTGAAGATATCATCGACTTAGTACAGTCAACACCTGAGAGTAGTGACCATGAAGGCCCTCCTAGCAGAGATGCAGAACCAG TGTTGGATGCTACCCAGAGAACCGAGAGCCCTAAACCAGCTGTATCTGCTGACCTTCCTCCACATCCCCCTGTACCACCACCATCAATGTCTGAgactcttcctcttccttctccaccCCCTCCTCCAGTGCAGCATCCAAAATTGTTTCGCTCTATCCCCACTCCACTCATCATGGCCCAGAAGATTTCTGAGCAGCAGATGGAGAGCAAGGTGCATTTCCCCAGTGCCCTCAAGGAAGGCAATTCAGATAGGAAGAAAACACCAGTAGCCAATGGTGATTATTTTGCAGCTCCAAAGCACCCTCCCGCACCTGCACCCAAACTGCACCGGTTCCCGAGCAACATCAACATAACAAATGTCAGTGGCAAAGAATTCAATGAGACTATTTCAAAAGCAGCGGTTAATGTCCAGGAGCGGAGAGCTCAGGTGTTGGCCAACATCAATGGAGGAGCTCTCCTGGCAGCTGAACTGgaggagaagctgcagaaaaatgatTTCTTATCACGTAACAGAAGTTCTTCCTTAAGGGATCTCTCCTCTGAGCAAACACGATACGAGGCCCTGACAAAACTTGGCCTAGTTAAGGGAAAGCCAACTCAGGACCAAGTGGATCATGCACCAAGCACTCGGCAGCTTGATGTGCAGCCTAAACAGGCAGATGCTGTTCCCAATGGGTATCAAAACATccatgagattttaaaaagcgAGCCCAGCCCTTTCCTTCCTATGGGCAAAACTGTAACAATCAAACCAGAGGTGGCTCTTGCTGCTAACAAGGtcagcagcacacagcagaaCACAGCAAAAAGTTTTAATGATTATAAACAACCTAGTCTAAACCTGGATATGAGGAGGAGGTCAGGTTCGCTGCCTAGACCTTCAGGATTTCGATCCCAAGGGATAACGGTAAAGTTCTCCGGCCGCGGCTCAACAGAAGAAGCTAGGAGAGAGGCACTTCGGAAACTGGGACTACTGAAAGAGACTGTGTAA